A part of Manduca sexta isolate Smith_Timp_Sample1 chromosome 10, JHU_Msex_v1.0, whole genome shotgun sequence genomic DNA contains:
- the LOC115444365 gene encoding coiled-coil domain-containing protein 173 isoform X2 produces the protein MNFHRPLVFHKSEWERLKKQTEPPTEKPVKYNVDYLKELIEKSQEWIKAWPDSVEGRIRKLREQEKIQHEKDMALIREKKKGKIKTFRAEAVKKAKKMIFEDSCYGKQLISAFIESKTLEERDAQVQFQKKIRNDAIEKSTTNSSSYCTFNLDKNHEKKLEHNKLCALQCTKENKWMQEQKEKHAEHLLKQQNEETKPLLIDKNNIEDEITKEYQKSLKEYEVKQQTFKEQRKKQDELDDAIIKLYQKEQNNRKCKIQKVFNKIHKDKQETTQYRHVYKIIEDSLETQNKRYQFIDERIKSTEQQDLIKDAEEANKAEFKRKTLQTVSQFNQNIQKNQDVCSYKYICDKQCLIPTAKEDTRKKTRYCVNRDHAKLQKTTQLKFDFITCTQLLIVWKF, from the exons atgaatTTTCATCGACCTTTAGTATTTCATAAATCCGAGTGggaaagattaaaaaaacaaaccgAACCGCCAACAGAAAAACCTGTGAAATACAATGTAGACTATCTTAAAGAATTGATAGAAAAATCACAAGAATGGATAAAAGCATGGCCAGACAGCGTTGAA GGTCGTATAAGAAAATTAAGAGAGCAAGAGAAAATACAACATGAAAAAGACATGGCATTGATTAGAGAGAAGAAGAAAGGCAAGATAAAAACATTTAGAGCTGAAGCGGTCAAGAAAGCCAAGAAAATGATATTCGAGGATAGCTGTTACGGCAAACAGTTAATCAG tgcTTTCATCGAATCAAAAACTTTGGAAGAGAGAGATGCTCAAGTACAATTTCAGAAAAAGATAAGAAATGATGCTATTGAAAAATCCACAACAAATTCCAGTTCATATTGCActtttaatttagataaaaatcatgaaaaaaaattagaacataataaattatgtgctTTACAATGTACCAAAGAAAACAAATGgat GCAAGAACAGAAAGAAAAGCATGCAGAACAtcttttaaaacaacaaaacgaAGAAACGAAGCCACTtcttatcgataaaaataatatagaa GATGAAATCACAAAAGAAtatcaaaaatctttaaaagaaTACGAGGTTAAGCAACAAACTTTTAAAGAGCAACGTAAAAAACAAGATGAGTTAGATGacgcaataattaaattataccagAAAGAACAAAACAATCGcaaatgtaaaatacaaaaagtatttaataag ATCCACAAAGACAAACAAGAGACAACTCAATACagacatgtttacaaaataatcgaGGACAGTCTGGAAACCCAAAACAAACGATACCAATTTATTGACGAGAGAATCAAATCTACAGAACAACA AGATCTTATCAAAGATGCAGAAGAAGCAAATAAAGCAGAATTCAAACGCAAAACATTACAGACCGTATCTCAATTCAACCAAAATATCCAGAAGAATCAAGATGTATGTTCCTACAAATATATATGTGATAAACAATGCTTGATACCGACTGCGAAAGAAGACACACGCAAAAAAACACGATATTGCGTCAATCGTGACCATGCAA AACTACAGAAGACTACACAACTTAAATTCGACTTCATTACCTGTACCCAATTACTAATtgtttggaaattttaa
- the LOC115444365 gene encoding coiled-coil domain-containing protein 173 isoform X1: MNFHRPLVFHKSEWERLKKQTEPPTEKPVKYNVDYLKELIEKSQEWIKAWPDSVEGRIRKLREQEKIQHEKDMALIREKKKGKIKTFRAEAVKKAKKMIFEDSCYGKQLISAFIESKTLEERDAQVQFQKKIRNDAIEKSTTNSSSYCTFNLDKNHEKKLEHNKLCALQCTKENKWMQEQKEKHAEHLLKQQNEETKPLLIDKNNIEDEITKEYQKSLKEYEVKQQTFKEQRKKQDELDDAIIKLYQKEQNNRKCKIQKVFNKIHKDKQETTQYRHVYKIIEDSLETQNKRYQFIDERIKSTEQQDLIKDAEEANKAEFKRKTLQTVSQFNQNIQKNQDVCSYKYICDKQCLIPTAKEDTRKKTRYCVNRDHANSKLKFLKPKSKLANELKQRAKEPPAWSGTEAAHEHFALVADQTLQECVYKNVARKVVDNYRRLHNLNSTSLPVPNY, translated from the exons atgaatTTTCATCGACCTTTAGTATTTCATAAATCCGAGTGggaaagattaaaaaaacaaaccgAACCGCCAACAGAAAAACCTGTGAAATACAATGTAGACTATCTTAAAGAATTGATAGAAAAATCACAAGAATGGATAAAAGCATGGCCAGACAGCGTTGAA GGTCGTATAAGAAAATTAAGAGAGCAAGAGAAAATACAACATGAAAAAGACATGGCATTGATTAGAGAGAAGAAGAAAGGCAAGATAAAAACATTTAGAGCTGAAGCGGTCAAGAAAGCCAAGAAAATGATATTCGAGGATAGCTGTTACGGCAAACAGTTAATCAG tgcTTTCATCGAATCAAAAACTTTGGAAGAGAGAGATGCTCAAGTACAATTTCAGAAAAAGATAAGAAATGATGCTATTGAAAAATCCACAACAAATTCCAGTTCATATTGCActtttaatttagataaaaatcatgaaaaaaaattagaacataataaattatgtgctTTACAATGTACCAAAGAAAACAAATGgat GCAAGAACAGAAAGAAAAGCATGCAGAACAtcttttaaaacaacaaaacgaAGAAACGAAGCCACTtcttatcgataaaaataatatagaa GATGAAATCACAAAAGAAtatcaaaaatctttaaaagaaTACGAGGTTAAGCAACAAACTTTTAAAGAGCAACGTAAAAAACAAGATGAGTTAGATGacgcaataattaaattataccagAAAGAACAAAACAATCGcaaatgtaaaatacaaaaagtatttaataag ATCCACAAAGACAAACAAGAGACAACTCAATACagacatgtttacaaaataatcgaGGACAGTCTGGAAACCCAAAACAAACGATACCAATTTATTGACGAGAGAATCAAATCTACAGAACAACA AGATCTTATCAAAGATGCAGAAGAAGCAAATAAAGCAGAATTCAAACGCAAAACATTACAGACCGTATCTCAATTCAACCAAAATATCCAGAAGAATCAAGATGTATGTTCCTACAAATATATATGTGATAAACAATGCTTGATACCGACTGCGAAAGAAGACACACGCAAAAAAACACGATATTGCGTCAATCGTGACCATGCAA ATAGCAAACTAAAATTCCTTAAGCCAAAGAGCAAATTGGCTAACGAACTGAAGCAACGTGCCAAGGAGCCCCCAGCATGGAGCGGTACCGAGGCCGCGCACGAACATTTCGCGCTAGTCGCTGACCAAACTCTACAAGAGTGCGTGTACAAGAACGTAGCACGAAAAGTCGTTGAT AACTACAGAAGACTACACAACTTAAATTCGACTTCATTACCTGTACCCAATTACTAA